One part of the Chryseobacterium sp. 7 genome encodes these proteins:
- the rplE gene encoding 50S ribosomal protein L5: MEFIARPKKIYKETIVPAMMEEFGYKSIMQVPRLEKIVVSQGLGDATADKKIIDYAVEELTNITGQKAVGTISKKDEAAFKLRKGMPVGAKVTLRAQRMYEFLDRLTSSALPRIRDFSGIKADGFDGRGNYNLGITEQIIFPEIVIDKVKKIQGMDITFVTTAKTDKEAKALLTHFGLPFKKN; encoded by the coding sequence ATGGAATTTATAGCAAGACCCAAAAAAATATACAAAGAGACAATTGTTCCAGCAATGATGGAAGAATTCGGGTACAAGTCAATTATGCAAGTACCTAGATTAGAGAAAATTGTTGTATCACAAGGTTTAGGAGACGCTACTGCAGATAAGAAAATTATTGATTATGCTGTAGAAGAGCTTACAAACATCACAGGTCAGAAAGCAGTAGGTACGATCTCTAAGAAAGACGAAGCTGCATTCAAACTTAGAAAAGGAATGCCTGTAGGTGCAAAAGTAACTTTGAGAGCTCAGAGAATGTATGAGTTCTTAGACAGACTTACTTCTTCTGCTTTACCACGTATCAGAGATTTCTCTGGTATCAAAGCAGATGGTTTCGATGGTAGAGGTAACTACAACTTAGGTATTACTGAGCAAATTATCTTCCCTGAAATCGTAATTGACAAAGTGAAAAAAATCCAGGGGATGGACATCACTTTCGTTACTACTGCGAAAACAGATAAAGAAGCTAAAGCATTATTAACTCACTTCGGTTTACCATTTAAAAAGAACTAA
- the rplX gene encoding 50S ribosomal protein L24 — MSKLKIKRGDNVIITTGKKDIKGKTGEVIEVIKKEGRDPRVIVAGLNIVKKHVKPSASNPQGGITEKEASIHISNVALVGKDGKAIKIGYKIEGDKKVRINKKTGETL, encoded by the coding sequence ATGTCAAAGTTAAAAATAAAAAGAGGAGATAACGTAATCATTACTACTGGTAAGAAAGATATCAAAGGTAAGACTGGTGAAGTTATTGAAGTGATCAAGAAAGAAGGGAGAGACCCAAGAGTAATCGTTGCAGGACTTAACATCGTTAAAAAACACGTTAAGCCTTCAGCTTCTAATCCTCAAGGAGGAATTACTGAAAAGGAAGCTTCTATTCATATCTCAAACGTAGCTTTAGTTGGTAAAGACGGAAAAGCGATCAAAATCGGTTACAAAATCGAAGGAGATAAGAAAGTAAGAATCAACAAAAAAACGGGTGAAACTTTATAA
- the rplB gene encoding 50S ribosomal protein L2: MSVRKLKPITPGQRFRIVNNFEEITTNKPEKSLTVGIKKSGGRNQTGKMTMRYTGGGHKKKYRIIDFKRNKANVEATVKSVEYDPNRTAFIALLEYADGEKRYIIAPNGIKVDQKVVSGESVEPNVGNAMKLKNIPLGTVISCVEMKPGQGAILARSAGSSAQLTSRDGKYAIIKLPSGESRMILTECMAMIGSVSNSDHQLTVSGKAGRSRWLGRRPRTRAVVMNPVDHPMGGGEGRSSGGHPRSRNGMPSKGYKTRKKNKVSNRYIVSKRK, encoded by the coding sequence ATGTCTGTTAGAAAATTAAAACCTATCACCCCGGGACAGAGATTCAGAATTGTAAACAATTTTGAGGAAATTACTACCAACAAACCAGAGAAATCTCTAACAGTTGGTATTAAAAAGTCAGGTGGACGTAACCAAACAGGTAAAATGACCATGCGTTACACCGGAGGTGGACACAAAAAGAAATACAGAATTATTGACTTCAAAAGAAACAAAGCAAACGTTGAAGCCACTGTAAAATCTGTAGAATACGATCCAAACAGAACTGCATTTATCGCTTTATTAGAGTACGCAGACGGAGAGAAGAGATATATCATCGCTCCAAACGGTATCAAAGTTGACCAGAAAGTAGTATCAGGAGAAAGCGTTGAACCAAACGTAGGTAACGCAATGAAATTGAAAAATATTCCATTGGGTACTGTGATTTCTTGTGTTGAAATGAAGCCTGGACAAGGTGCTATTTTAGCAAGAAGTGCTGGTTCTTCAGCTCAATTAACTTCTAGAGATGGTAAATATGCAATCATCAAGTTACCTTCAGGAGAATCAAGAATGATCCTTACTGAATGTATGGCAATGATTGGCTCTGTTTCCAACTCAGATCACCAATTAACTGTATCAGGTAAGGCTGGTAGAAGCAGATGGTTAGGTAGAAGACCAAGAACAAGAGCGGTTGTAATGAACCCAGTAGATCACCCAATGGGAGGTGGTGAAGGACGTTCTTCAGGAGGTCACCCAAGATCTAGAAACGGTATGCCGTCTAAAGGTTACAAAACTAGAAAGAAAAACAAAGTGTCTAACCGTTACATCGTATCTAAAAGAAAATAA
- the rpmC gene encoding 50S ribosomal protein L29, translated as MKNADIKNLSAGDIQAQLTEAKAQYSKLKLAHAISPIENPIQIRDLRKTIARLNTELTNKQ; from the coding sequence ATGAAAAATGCTGATATTAAAAATTTAAGCGCGGGTGATATTCAAGCTCAATTAACTGAAGCAAAAGCTCAATATTCTAAATTGAAATTGGCTCATGCAATCAGCCCAATTGAAAACCCGATTCAAATCAGAGATTTGAGAAAGACAATCGCAAGACTAAACACTGAGTTAACTAACAAACAATAA
- the rplN gene encoding 50S ribosomal protein L14, translating to MLQTESRLKVADNTGAKEVLVIRVLGGTRRRYASVGDKIVVTIKDSTPSGNAKKGQVSKAVVVRTKKAVRRKDGSYIKFDDNACVLLNAAGEMRGTRVFGPVARELRDKEYMKIISLAPEVL from the coding sequence ATGTTACAAACAGAATCAAGATTAAAAGTTGCTGATAACACAGGTGCTAAAGAAGTACTAGTTATTAGAGTTCTGGGAGGAACCAGAAGAAGATATGCTTCAGTTGGTGATAAAATCGTTGTTACTATCAAGGATTCTACACCATCAGGAAATGCTAAAAAAGGTCAGGTATCTAAAGCTGTAGTAGTAAGAACTAAAAAAGCAGTAAGAAGAAAAGATGGTTCATACATCAAGTTCGACGACAATGCTTGTGTATTACTAAACGCAGCAGGAGAAATGAGAGGAACGCGTGTTTTCGGACCGGTTGCTCGTGAGTTGAGAGACAAAGAATATATGAAAATCATTTCATTAGCTCCTGAAGTACTTTAA
- the rplP gene encoding 50S ribosomal protein L16 — translation MLQPKRTKFRRVHKMKMKGNAQRGSQLAYGTFGIKATEGAWITARQIEAARIAATRYMKREGQLWIKIFPDKPITKKPAEVRMGKGKGAVEYWVAVVKPGKIMFEIGGVPYDIAKEALRLAAQKLPVVTKFIVANDFVKPL, via the coding sequence ATGTTACAACCAAAAAGAACCAAATTCCGTAGAGTTCACAAGATGAAGATGAAGGGGAATGCCCAAAGAGGTAGTCAACTTGCTTACGGAACTTTTGGGATCAAAGCAACGGAAGGAGCTTGGATCACTGCAAGACAGATTGAAGCAGCTCGTATTGCTGCTACAAGATATATGAAGAGAGAAGGTCAACTATGGATCAAAATCTTCCCAGATAAGCCAATTACTAAAAAACCAGCGGAAGTACGTATGGGTAAAGGTAAAGGTGCTGTTGAATACTGGGTAGCTGTAGTAAAACCAGGTAAAATTATGTTCGAAATCGGTGGAGTACCTTACGATATCGCTAAGGAAGCTTTAAGACTTGCTGCACAAAAATTACCAGTAGTTACTAAATTCATCGTTGCTAACGATTTTGTTAAACCTCTATAA
- the rpsN gene encoding 30S ribosomal protein S14 — protein sequence MAKESMKARERKREALVAKYAAKRQALKEAGDYEGLQKLPKNASPVRLHNRCKLTGRPRGYMRTFGISRVTFREMANNGLIPGVRKASW from the coding sequence ATGGCTAAAGAATCAATGAAAGCGCGTGAGCGCAAAAGAGAAGCACTAGTTGCTAAATACGCTGCTAAAAGACAAGCTCTTAAAGAAGCAGGTGATTACGAAGGACTTCAAAAATTGCCTAAAAATGCTTCTCCTGTAAGATTACACAACAGATGTAAACTAACAGGTAGACCAAGAGGATACATGAGAACGTTCGGTATTTCCAGAGTAACTTTCAGAGAAATGGCAAACAACGGTCTTATCCCAGGTGTAAGAAAAGCTAGTTGGTAA
- the rpsH gene encoding 30S ribosomal protein S8 yields the protein MVTDPISDFLTRVRNAQSAGHKVVEIPASKIKKEITKILFDQGYILNFKFEDNAVQGVIKIALKYDKQTNKPAIKSIQRASRPGLRQYKGSTELPRVLNGLGISIISTSKGVMTDKKAREEKVGGEVICYVY from the coding sequence ATGGTAACAGATCCAATTTCAGATTTCCTAACAAGAGTAAGGAACGCACAAAGCGCAGGCCACAAAGTGGTGGAAATTCCTGCATCGAAAATCAAAAAGGAGATTACTAAGATCCTATTTGATCAAGGGTATATCTTAAACTTCAAGTTTGAAGATAACGCTGTTCAAGGAGTGATCAAAATCGCTTTAAAGTACGATAAGCAAACCAACAAACCAGCTATCAAGTCTATCCAAAGAGCTTCTAGACCAGGTTTGAGACAGTACAAAGGTTCTACTGAACTTCCAAGAGTACTAAACGGTTTGGGTATTTCTATCATCTCTACTTCTAAAGGAGTAATGACTGACAAGAAAGCTAGAGAAGAGAAAGTAGGCGGTGAAGTAATCTGCTATGTTTATTAA
- the rpsS gene encoding 30S ribosomal protein S19 produces MARSLKKGPFIHHTLDKKVQANIESGKKTVIKTWSRASMISPDFVGQTIAVHNGKSFIPVYVTENMVGHKLGEFSPTRSFRGHGGNKNKGSR; encoded by the coding sequence ATGGCAAGATCACTTAAGAAAGGACCGTTCATTCATCATACTTTAGATAAGAAGGTTCAGGCAAATATAGAGTCTGGTAAGAAGACAGTTATCAAAACTTGGTCTAGAGCGTCAATGATCTCTCCGGACTTCGTAGGACAAACTATTGCAGTACACAACGGGAAATCTTTTATCCCTGTTTATGTTACAGAAAACATGGTTGGTCACAAGTTAGGCGAATTTTCTCCAACAAGATCTTTCAGAGGTCATGGTGGTAACAAAAACAAAGGAAGCAGATAA
- the rpsQ gene encoding 30S ribosomal protein S17 has product MDRNLRKERIGVVSSNKMEKTIVVSETTRVKHPMYGKFVLKTKKYTAHDENNECTEGDTVLIQETRPLSKSKRWRLVRIIEKAK; this is encoded by the coding sequence ATGGATAGAAATTTAAGAAAAGAAAGAATCGGAGTGGTTTCCAGCAATAAAATGGAAAAAACTATTGTTGTTAGTGAAACTACAAGAGTAAAGCACCCGATGTACGGTAAATTCGTTTTGAAAACGAAAAAATATACTGCACACGACGAGAACAACGAATGCACAGAAGGTGATACAGTTTTGATCCAAGAAACTAGACCTTTGAGCAAGAGCAAGAGATGGAGATTAGTAAGAATCATTGAAAAAGCTAAGTAA
- the rpsC gene encoding 30S ribosomal protein S3: MGQKTNPIGNRLGIIRGWDSNWFGGNDYGDRIAEDYKIRRYLEARLSKGGISKIYIERTLKLVTVTITTARPGLIIGKGGQEVDKLKEELKKLTGKDIQINIFEIKRPELDAVLVADSISKQIENRISYRRAVKMAMASTMRMGAEGIKVQISGRLNGAEMARSESFKDGRIPLSTFRADIDYHWAEAHTTYGRLGVKVWIMKGEVYGKRELSPLVGQQKKGGQSDRGNRGGDRDNRRPRKNNNNNNNN, from the coding sequence ATGGGACAGAAGACAAATCCAATTGGTAATAGATTAGGTATCATCAGAGGTTGGGATTCTAACTGGTTTGGTGGAAACGATTATGGAGACAGAATCGCTGAAGACTACAAAATCAGAAGATACCTTGAGGCTAGATTATCTAAAGGTGGTATTTCAAAAATTTATATTGAAAGAACATTAAAATTAGTAACCGTTACAATTACTACTGCTAGACCGGGACTTATCATCGGTAAAGGAGGTCAGGAAGTTGATAAATTGAAAGAAGAGTTGAAGAAACTTACAGGTAAGGATATTCAAATCAACATTTTCGAAATCAAAAGACCTGAATTAGATGCTGTACTAGTTGCTGATAGTATTTCTAAGCAAATTGAAAACAGAATTTCTTACAGAAGAGCTGTTAAAATGGCAATGGCAAGTACTATGAGAATGGGTGCTGAAGGTATCAAAGTTCAAATCTCTGGTAGATTGAACGGAGCTGAAATGGCAAGATCAGAATCTTTCAAAGACGGAAGAATTCCATTGTCAACTTTCAGAGCTGATATTGATTACCACTGGGCAGAAGCTCACACTACTTACGGTAGACTAGGAGTAAAAGTTTGGATCATGAAAGGTGAAGTTTACGGTAAAAGAGAACTTTCCCCACTAGTAGGACAACAGAAAAAAGGAGGTCAGTCAGACAGAGGAAACAGAGGAGGTGACAGAGACAACAGAAGACCTAGAAAAAACAACAACAATAACAATAATAATTAA
- the rplV gene encoding 50S ribosomal protein L22 produces MGSRKRESALARKLTNQDVVKAIHNDCPSSPRKMRLVADIIRGEQVDKALYILKYSKKDASNKLEKVLLSAMANWQTKNEGADIEEANLIVKEIFVDSARQLKRLRPAPQGRGYRIRKRSNHITLILGKKEN; encoded by the coding sequence ATGGGATCAAGAAAAAGAGAAAGTGCACTAGCACGTAAATTGACAAACCAAGATGTAGTAAAAGCAATCCACAATGATTGCCCATCTTCTCCAAGAAAAATGAGATTAGTAGCTGATATCATTAGAGGAGAGCAAGTAGATAAAGCTTTATACATTCTAAAATATTCTAAAAAAGACGCATCTAACAAGTTAGAGAAAGTATTGCTTTCTGCAATGGCTAACTGGCAAACTAAAAACGAAGGTGCTGATATTGAAGAAGCTAATCTTATCGTTAAAGAAATTTTTGTAGACAGTGCAAGACAATTGAAGAGACTAAGACCAGCTCCACAAGGTAGAGGGTATAGAATCAGAAAAAGATCAAACCACATTACATTAATCTTAGGTAAAAAAGAAAATTAA
- the rplW gene encoding 50S ribosomal protein L23 yields MSIIIKPVISEKANYLTDLRGSYSFLVDPKANKIQIKKAVEAAYGVKVADVNTMIYAPKVSSKYTKKGLQVGKTNKLKKAVIKLAEGEVIDIFAVN; encoded by the coding sequence ATGTCTATTATTATTAAACCAGTTATTTCAGAAAAGGCTAATTACCTTACAGATTTAAGAGGTTCTTATTCTTTCTTAGTAGATCCTAAGGCGAATAAAATCCAGATTAAAAAAGCTGTTGAAGCAGCTTACGGTGTAAAAGTAGCAGACGTTAACACAATGATTTATGCTCCGAAGGTTTCTTCAAAATACACTAAAAAAGGTCTTCAAGTAGGAAAGACAAATAAATTGAAAAAAGCGGTAATCAAACTTGCTGAAGGTGAGGTTATCGATATTTTTGCTGTAAATTAA
- the rplF gene encoding 50S ribosomal protein L6, whose amino-acid sequence MSRIGKAIITIPAGVTITENNGVVTVKGAKGELSQELTAGITLEQKDGELNVNRPSDSKQHKALHGLYRALIANMIVGVNEGFEKKLELVGVGYRASHAGQKLELALGFSHGIVLELPSEVKVDTLTEKGKNPIITLTSHDKQLLGMVTAKIRSFRKPEPYKGKGVKFVGEIVRRKAGKSA is encoded by the coding sequence ATGTCAAGAATTGGTAAAGCAATTATAACAATTCCAGCTGGAGTTACAATCACTGAAAACAACGGTGTAGTAACTGTAAAAGGAGCAAAAGGAGAACTTTCTCAGGAGCTTACAGCAGGAATTACTTTAGAACAAAAAGATGGTGAACTTAACGTAAACAGACCATCTGATTCTAAACAACACAAAGCACTTCACGGTTTGTACAGAGCGTTAATCGCGAACATGATCGTAGGTGTAAATGAAGGTTTCGAAAAGAAACTAGAACTAGTAGGGGTAGGATACAGAGCTTCTCACGCAGGTCAAAAACTTGAGTTAGCTTTAGGATTCTCTCACGGTATCGTATTAGAACTTCCAAGTGAAGTAAAAGTTGATACATTGACTGAAAAAGGTAAAAACCCAATTATTACTTTAACGTCTCACGACAAGCAACTTCTAGGAATGGTTACTGCAAAGATCCGTTCTTTCAGAAAGCCTGAGCCATACAAAGGAAAAGGTGTGAAATTCGTAGGAGAAATTGTTAGAC
- the rplD gene encoding 50S ribosomal protein L4: MELVVLNTSGKETGRKVTLDETVFGIEPNQHAVYLEVKQYLAAQRQGTHKAKERSEITASTKKLKKQKGSGSARYGDIKSPTFRGGGRVFGPKPRDYRFKLNKALKRLAKKSVLSQKMRDNSIKVLEDLSFGAPKTKDFINVLNALELNGKKSLFVLPEANKNVYLSSRNLPKAKVMNFNEISSYDLVNAGEIIFFEGAVEKFQENLKK, from the coding sequence ATGGAACTAGTAGTATTAAATACATCAGGAAAAGAGACCGGAAGAAAAGTAACTCTAGACGAAACAGTATTCGGAATTGAGCCAAATCAGCACGCGGTTTACTTAGAAGTTAAACAGTACCTTGCTGCACAAAGACAAGGGACTCATAAAGCAAAAGAAAGAAGCGAAATTACTGCTTCTACTAAAAAGCTTAAGAAGCAAAAAGGATCAGGATCTGCTAGATATGGTGATATCAAATCTCCAACTTTCAGAGGTGGAGGTAGAGTATTCGGACCAAAACCAAGAGACTACAGATTCAAATTGAACAAAGCTCTTAAGAGATTAGCTAAGAAATCTGTTTTATCTCAGAAAATGAGAGACAACAGCATTAAAGTTTTAGAAGATTTGAGCTTTGGTGCTCCTAAGACTAAAGATTTCATCAATGTATTAAATGCATTGGAACTTAACGGTAAAAAATCTTTATTCGTTCTTCCTGAAGCTAACAAGAATGTGTATTTATCTTCAAGAAACTTACCTAAAGCTAAAGTAATGAACTTCAACGAGATCAGTTCTTACGATTTAGTAAACGCAGGTGAGATTATTTTCTTCGAAGGTGCAGTTGAAAAATTCCAGGAAAATTTAAAGAAATAA